From a single Anaerolineales bacterium genomic region:
- a CDS encoding TadE/TadG family type IV pilus assembly protein: MNALNKKEKGQSLVELAISLPIILLILLGSVDFGMALFSYAILRDAAQEGALYASFNPANEAEIENRARNILPREEEIGIFSSPVELRDTELVLVDIRTTGGACQGITGGAANSIEVRVIYDYPILMPFTGNVIGSDTIRLTGSATNVILQPPCQ; the protein is encoded by the coding sequence ATGAACGCGTTGAACAAAAAAGAGAAGGGGCAAAGCCTGGTCGAGTTGGCGATCAGTCTGCCGATCATCCTTTTGATATTGCTCGGCTCGGTGGATTTCGGCATGGCGCTTTTTTCCTACGCCATCCTGCGGGATGCGGCGCAGGAAGGCGCGCTGTATGCCTCGTTCAACCCGGCAAATGAAGCGGAGATCGAGAACCGCGCCCGCAACATCCTGCCGCGCGAGGAGGAGATCGGCATCTTTTCCTCACCCGTGGAACTGCGGGACACCGAACTCGTGCTGGTGGACATCCGCACGACCGGCGGCGCCTGTCAGGGGATCACGGGCGGAGCCGCCAACAGCATCGAAGTGCGCGTGATCTATGATTACCCCATCCTGATGCCATTTACAGGGAACGTCATCGGCTCAGACACCATCCGGCTGACCGGCTCCGCCACCAATGTCATCCTGCAACCGCCATGTCAATGA
- a CDS encoding pilus assembly protein TadG-related protein — MKRSHSLPSLPGEKGQAIILIIFSVIGLLGMAALAIDGGNAYIDSRRAETAASAAALTAALTRIEGGNWRAAALATAAANGYTNDGVTSIVELNTPPLSGPYIGNAEYIEVIITSHLRTYFGSVIGFPTITSVVNVISHSKPAEVGEMFNGYALVSLAPASDCDEQISFSVHGESTINFEGGGLFVNSSNPQCAFISYGNGSIRVRDNSPITIVGGADVQKPQLITPYPFQTGTAFMPYPPPYELPKFGCGEKMAEINEDFPHIMSAGNWEEDIFPPEGVTFLEGGVYCIGGDFIFDSGTLEGSHVTFIVDGDVKFGSTAEIDLSAPMTGDHAGLLLYMPMGNRGVMHLNGNTNSMFTGMILAPSAYIRINGPDSVHGATYHSQIVGYRIESNGQSNIVIKYKDEQNLDSIKMPEVTLVK, encoded by the coding sequence ATGAAACGTTCTCATTCACTTCCCTCCCTGCCCGGTGAAAAAGGGCAAGCCATCATCCTGATCATCTTCTCGGTCATCGGGCTGCTCGGCATGGCTGCGCTCGCCATAGACGGCGGGAATGCCTACATCGACAGCCGCCGGGCGGAGACCGCCGCATCCGCCGCTGCGTTGACCGCCGCGCTGACGCGCATCGAGGGCGGGAACTGGCGCGCGGCGGCGCTCGCCACTGCCGCCGCGAACGGCTACACCAACGACGGCGTGACCAGCATCGTCGAACTGAACACCCCGCCGCTCAGCGGACCGTACATCGGCAATGCCGAATACATCGAGGTCATCATCACCTCCCACCTGCGGACCTATTTCGGTTCGGTCATCGGCTTCCCGACCATCACCAGCGTCGTCAACGTGATCTCGCATTCCAAGCCGGCGGAGGTCGGGGAAATGTTCAACGGCTACGCCCTCGTCAGCCTCGCGCCGGCAAGCGATTGCGACGAGCAGATCTCATTCTCCGTGCACGGCGAATCCACCATCAACTTCGAAGGCGGCGGGTTGTTCGTCAACTCCAGCAATCCGCAGTGCGCCTTCATTTCGTACGGCAATGGCAGCATTCGCGTGAGGGACAACAGCCCGATCACCATCGTCGGCGGCGCAGATGTGCAGAAACCGCAGCTGATCACCCCCTATCCCTTCCAGACCGGCACAGCCTTCATGCCGTACCCGCCGCCGTACGAACTGCCCAAGTTCGGGTGCGGTGAAAAAATGGCGGAGATCAACGAAGACTTCCCACACATCATGTCCGCCGGCAACTGGGAGGAGGATATCTTCCCGCCCGAAGGCGTGACCTTCCTGGAGGGCGGCGTGTACTGCATCGGCGGCGACTTCATTTTCGACAGCGGCACCCTGGAAGGCAGCCACGTGACCTTCATTGTGGATGGCGATGTAAAGTTCGGCAGCACCGCCGAGATCGACCTGAGCGCCCCCATGACTGGGGACCATGCCGGATTGCTGCTCTACATGCCGATGGGAAACCGCGGGGTGATGCACCTGAACGGAAATACCAACTCCATGTTCACAGGCATGATCCTCGCCCCGTCCGCCTACATCCGCATCAACGGACCGGATTCGGTGCACGGCGCAACGTACCACAGCCAGATCGTCGGCTACCGCATCGAGTCGAACGGACAGAGCAACATCGTCATCAAATACAAGGACGAGCAGAACCTCGACAGCATCAAAATGCCCGAGGTAACCCTGGTAAAATAG
- a CDS encoding pilus assembly protein translates to MRDTLKKLFQSSKATTALPHKSRAQSLVEFAISLPILILLLTGMVEFGFMLNTYLSVQDAARSTARRYSTINPYNPDGSDNPAFFQDAAQYLAELMAPSNDPGARQLEMDPNRDNVLVSLIGVQVDESTEPATISTIFRHADTSGAAYYKLFNQTNPPTRYTDASIEEYMTADGSQPVDTGFLIIEVHYGYEGTLNLPWTRPFMSPEEPAMMYISVIMPTIYAKPLLNSE, encoded by the coding sequence ATGAGAGATACACTGAAAAAATTATTCCAATCATCCAAAGCGACCACCGCTCTGCCCCATAAATCAAGGGCGCAGAGTCTGGTGGAATTTGCGATTTCCCTGCCGATCCTGATCCTGTTGCTGACCGGCATGGTGGAATTCGGCTTCATGTTGAACACCTACCTCTCGGTGCAGGATGCAGCGCGCTCCACCGCCCGCAGGTACAGCACCATCAACCCGTACAACCCGGACGGTTCCGACAACCCAGCCTTCTTTCAGGATGCCGCCCAATATCTCGCCGAACTGATGGCGCCTTCCAACGACCCCGGCGCACGCCAGCTCGAAATGGACCCGAACCGCGATAATGTGCTGGTATCCCTGATCGGCGTGCAGGTGGACGAATCGACCGAGCCCGCCACCATCAGCACCATCTTCAGGCATGCCGACACCAGCGGCGCGGCATATTACAAACTTTTCAACCAGACCAACCCGCCGACACGCTACACCGACGCGAGCATCGAGGAATACATGACCGCCGACGGCAGCCAGCCCGTGGATACGGGCTTCCTGATCATCGAAGTCCATTACGGCTATGAGGGCACGCTCAACCTCCCATGGACGCGCCCCTTCATGTCGCCGGAGGAACCTGCCATGATGTACATCTCCGTCATCATGCCGACCATTTATGCCAAGCCGTTGTTGAACAGCGAATAA
- a CDS encoding VWA domain-containing protein, which produces MDYYRKLLKRSERGQAIVLIIFAFVGLVAMVGLVTDTGLVLIEYGKLKRSVDAAAIAAAQEYRPDPDTGDLNVAMMENAAGNMLRLNQTENVSNITVATCEDAADVRPTLCNPDPVGNPVNNRKLVEVTANAEVPLAFLKVLGIRSVTLNASAVGEAATIDLVLVIDTSGSMAYETDGNLASSPGDNPEACNAADNCEPLRRVKDVALEFVDSLIYFGYDRVSVIAMTGQTPGADRDPVEVLPLTFSRDGILYSIDTLKVFQPHRCDLDLEEGESPAPGECLLFIDNNFERAFCHIYEQYGNDYWADPSSCPSSNIGGTLKLAQHALSGSGDENNQRPESLWVVVVLASGPANATDATEDYPFGFCPPNTWLLSQQQDPWCRDPYPSTRHSADDPLVMYPNPHPDYDQEPFLISLYDAEDYARDMADNLAAMKTGTGVTIYTIGLGNQIQSPPRGNGFQIIPNEPPPAEFLLEYIAEEAGNTLNPNINHGNYFFAPTSQTLRNIFDIIARNIATKISQ; this is translated from the coding sequence ATGGACTATTACAGAAAACTACTGAAAAGATCGGAGCGCGGACAGGCGATCGTCCTGATCATCTTCGCCTTTGTCGGGCTTGTGGCGATGGTCGGGCTGGTGACCGACACCGGCTTGGTGCTGATCGAGTACGGCAAGCTCAAACGGAGCGTGGATGCCGCCGCCATTGCCGCCGCCCAGGAATACCGCCCCGACCCGGACACCGGCGATCTTAACGTTGCCATGATGGAAAACGCGGCAGGCAATATGCTGCGCTTGAATCAAACCGAGAACGTCAGCAATATTACCGTTGCGACCTGTGAGGACGCGGCGGACGTGCGCCCGACCTTGTGCAACCCCGACCCGGTAGGCAACCCGGTCAACAACCGCAAATTGGTCGAGGTGACCGCCAATGCGGAGGTGCCGCTGGCATTCCTCAAGGTGCTTGGCATCCGCAGTGTGACGCTGAACGCCAGCGCCGTGGGTGAAGCGGCGACGATTGACCTCGTGCTGGTCATCGACACCTCCGGAAGTATGGCATACGAGACGGACGGCAATCTGGCATCCAGCCCGGGAGATAACCCCGAGGCATGCAATGCCGCCGACAACTGCGAGCCACTGCGCCGCGTCAAGGATGTCGCGCTCGAGTTCGTGGATTCACTGATCTACTTCGGCTACGACCGCGTCTCTGTCATCGCGATGACCGGGCAGACGCCCGGCGCCGACCGCGACCCGGTCGAGGTCCTGCCGCTGACCTTCAGCCGCGACGGCATTTTGTATTCCATCGATACCCTGAAGGTCTTTCAGCCCCACAGGTGCGACCTCGATCTTGAGGAAGGCGAATCGCCCGCGCCCGGCGAGTGCCTGCTATTCATCGATAACAACTTTGAAAGAGCGTTTTGCCATATCTATGAACAATATGGCAACGATTACTGGGCCGACCCATCCTCCTGCCCGTCCAGCAATATCGGCGGGACATTAAAGCTCGCCCAACATGCCCTCTCCGGCAGCGGCGACGAAAACAACCAGCGTCCTGAGTCGCTGTGGGTGGTGGTCGTGCTTGCCTCCGGACCGGCAAATGCCACCGACGCGACCGAAGACTATCCCTTCGGTTTTTGCCCGCCCAACACCTGGCTGCTCAGCCAACAACAGGATCCCTGGTGCCGCGACCCCTACCCCAGCACGCGCCACAGCGCAGACGACCCGCTGGTGATGTACCCCAACCCGCACCCGGATTATGATCAGGAACCCTTCCTGATCTCCTTATACGATGCGGAAGACTACGCGCGCGACATGGCGGATAACCTTGCCGCGATGAAGACCGGCACCGGCGTGACCATCTATACCATCGGGCTGGGCAATCAGATTCAAAGTCCGCCACGAGGCAATGGGTTCCAGATCATCCCCAATGAACCTCCGCCCGCTGAATTCCTGCTCGAATACATTGCCGAGGAAGCAGGCAACACCCTCAACCCGAATATCAACCACGGAAATTATTTTTTCGCGCCCACCAGCCAGACGCTGCGCAACATCTTTGATATCATTGCAAGGAACATCGCGACCAAGATCTCGCAATAG
- a CDS encoding TadE/TadG family type IV pilus assembly protein, which translates to MNHSSKNYYPPPKRAQAMVEFALIIPILLLLLVGLLEFGRLFYAWLIVENSTRFGLRYATAGTYEPSYCSDPNYVPQDGSPCAESKKDTEIKGARQPSIWDETRRVIIGFSTKQNQYQYDKDGNVRPDYVGGITKNDVDYLNITVCAGPEPDASVADPVGQIINRPQMGSPVRYAECTTLGGGTNGSAGDPGDIVIVATDYNFTFIVLPIFGIQPEMIHLASYRVGRNETFESAQIMNFPPPDPDDGGGGFVYNTPTNTPTPSHTPTNTFTPTNTPTRTPTWTPSITSTPTITRTPTMTRTPTNTPVPSCNLISINRIRFNSNFLDARVRNNNFSPAYLVGSTVSFSPSPLSGRTFDYFQFATRYYDPSNTMNASPISYNGLPGAPNSEIINGGGAQREHRARFTNTAWNGIWNVSLVFEFPGWGTCVVNASINNFTPTPTLTYTPSRTPTITNTPLPSRTPTITYTPSRTPTVSRTPTPSRTPTPSNTPTRTLTPSRTPTRTPTVILPSPTRTPTRTPTRTPTNTPFCTDC; encoded by the coding sequence ATGAATCATTCATCCAAAAATTATTATCCGCCGCCCAAACGGGCGCAAGCCATGGTGGAATTTGCGCTGATCATCCCCATCCTGCTGCTGCTATTGGTGGGCTTGCTTGAGTTCGGGCGCCTGTTCTACGCCTGGCTGATCGTGGAAAACTCGACCCGTTTCGGGCTGCGCTATGCCACTGCGGGCACATATGAGCCAAGTTACTGTTCTGATCCAAATTATGTTCCACAAGATGGCTCTCCATGTGCCGAAAGCAAAAAAGATACGGAGATCAAGGGCGCACGCCAGCCTTCCATTTGGGATGAAACCAGGCGTGTGATCATCGGTTTTTCCACAAAACAAAACCAATACCAATATGACAAAGATGGCAATGTACGACCCGACTATGTCGGTGGTATAACAAAGAATGATGTTGACTACCTCAATATTACGGTTTGCGCGGGTCCTGAACCGGACGCATCCGTCGCCGACCCGGTTGGGCAGATCATCAACCGCCCGCAAATGGGAAGTCCGGTCCGATATGCGGAATGCACCACTTTAGGCGGAGGCACGAACGGAAGCGCTGGAGACCCCGGCGATATCGTCATTGTTGCCACGGATTACAATTTCACATTCATTGTCCTGCCCATCTTCGGCATCCAGCCGGAGATGATCCATCTTGCTTCCTACCGCGTGGGGCGCAACGAGACCTTTGAAAGCGCGCAGATCATGAACTTCCCCCCCCCCGATCCTGACGATGGCGGCGGCGGCTTTGTGTATAACACCCCCACCAATACGCCCACGCCTTCACACACGCCGACCAATACGTTCACGCCGACCAACACGCCGACGCGCACGCCGACTTGGACACCGTCGATCACGTCCACGCCCACCATCACGCGCACCCCGACCATGACGCGCACGCCGACCAACACGCCGGTGCCGTCCTGCAATCTCATCTCCATCAACCGCATCCGCTTTAACAGCAACTTCCTCGACGCGCGCGTGCGTAACAACAATTTCTCGCCCGCTTATCTGGTCGGCTCCACAGTGAGTTTTTCGCCCTCGCCCTTGAGCGGCAGGACCTTCGATTACTTCCAATTTGCCACACGCTATTACGACCCATCCAATACGATGAACGCCTCGCCCATCAGTTACAACGGACTGCCCGGCGCGCCAAACAGCGAGATCATCAACGGCGGCGGCGCACAGAGAGAGCACCGTGCGCGTTTTACCAACACCGCTTGGAACGGCATCTGGAACGTCAGCCTGGTCTTTGAGTTCCCCGGCTGGGGCACCTGCGTGGTCAACGCCAGCATCAATAACTTCACCCCCACCCCCACGCTGACCTACACCCCGTCGCGCACCCCGACCATCACGAACACCCCGCTGCCGTCGCGCACCCCGACCATCACGTATACCCCGTCGCGCACGCCGACCGTCTCGCGCACGCCGACCCCCTCGCGCACACCGACGCCTTCGAACACCCCGACCCGCACGCTGACCCCGTCGCGCACGCCGACACGTACCCCAACGGTCATCCTGCCATCGCCGACACGCACACCGACACGGACACCGACACGCACGCCGACGAACACACCGTTCTGTACGGACTGCTAA